The following are encoded together in the uncultured Methanobrevibacter sp. genome:
- a CDS encoding Fic family protein produces the protein MYEPKFTFTNKIVNYIAKIASAKEVISHTKIIPSYDTQLKQDALIKSSHYSTSIEGNPLNLDEVKTLINNNQKPTTKAEQEVLNYFNVLNHLNDYSDEIITKDTILSVHKDLTKDLLRDCKYEGKFRDTPVVIGNPHTGEVNYVPPDSYKVPYLIDELLDWLNNSTAELYPVIIAGILHYELVRIHPFIDGNGRTSRLMATLILSIHRFNINNYFTLDEYYNQDRQAYTAALNSADKNNDLTNWLEYFCQGVLYSIDQVKSEVLNLSKITSRYDRTIELTPNEISVLNLLEEKEIIQNKDIQKMLNISPQASYKIIQKLKNKKLIKSTGRGRTTKYTLA, from the coding sequence ATGTATGAACCAAAATTTACCTTTACAAACAAAATCGTTAATTATATTGCAAAAATCGCTTCAGCTAAAGAAGTCATTAGCCATACAAAAATAATCCCATCATACGATACTCAATTAAAACAGGACGCCCTCATTAAGTCTTCACACTATTCAACATCAATTGAAGGAAATCCATTAAATTTAGATGAAGTAAAAACATTAATTAATAACAATCAAAAACCAACTACAAAAGCAGAACAGGAAGTATTGAATTATTTCAATGTATTGAATCATTTAAATGACTATTCCGATGAAATCATTACAAAAGACACAATTTTGTCTGTGCATAAGGATTTGACAAAAGACTTGTTAAGAGATTGCAAATATGAAGGCAAATTCAGAGATACTCCAGTAGTCATTGGCAATCCCCATACCGGAGAGGTAAATTATGTGCCCCCGGACTCATACAAAGTACCCTACCTAATTGACGAATTATTGGACTGGCTGAACAATTCAACAGCTGAACTGTATCCCGTCATCATCGCAGGAATTCTCCATTATGAATTAGTGCGCATCCACCCGTTCATTGATGGGAACGGCCGTACCAGCAGACTAATGGCAACATTAATCTTATCCATCCACAGATTTAACATCAATAACTATTTCACTTTAGATGAATATTACAATCAGGACAGACAGGCATACACTGCTGCGCTGAACAGTGCAGACAAAAACAACGATTTAACAAACTGGTTAGAATATTTTTGTCAGGGAGTATTATATTCAATTGATCAAGTCAAATCAGAAGTATTAAATCTGTCCAAAATCACATCAAGATATGACAGAACCATCGAATTGACTCCAAATGAAATTTCAGTATTAAACCTTCTTGAAGAAAAAGAAATTATTCAGAACAAAGATATCCAAAAGATGTTGAATATCTCTCCGCAGGCCAGTTATAAGATTATTCAAAAATTAAAAAATAAAAAGTTAATAAAAAGTACTGGAAGAGGCAGAACTACAAAATATACATTAGCATGA